From a single Streptomyces misionensis genomic region:
- a CDS encoding PucR family transcriptional regulator, whose product MAESRLRVRVGSDALQELVEELAMRLRRAVVIDDPLVRLICSSQHFGDEDPVRIRSLLRGRADDEIIRYVLDQGVARWPKPGFIEGSDDLGLLARYCVPLRERGELLGLLMVVVPDRTLTPEETDAVAQAVPAITAQMRADQRAADAEGADMQEMLFSLFGTSEAARATARQRILDDGALPDAPYAVVTVVQVSRSAEPPGHVELALRGALERFLRTRSADGVMAVTPDGAALLQVSDRPLPARELADQATAVREALTAYLDASAAPVLGVGGPADGLAEAWASHGQAVVAARAARRLPPLKGIGAWESLGELAVLLQVPDHALNRSLLPRPLTLLLESPGGRRLEETLACFLDNAGSIPRTAEALQIHRTSLYYRLRQIQEITGLDLDSGGDRLSLHLGLRMHALLGAQTAESTV is encoded by the coding sequence GTGGCCGAGAGTCGCCTGCGGGTCCGGGTGGGTAGCGACGCGCTACAGGAGCTGGTCGAGGAACTCGCGATGCGTCTGCGGCGGGCCGTGGTCATCGACGACCCCCTGGTGCGGCTGATCTGCTCCAGCCAGCACTTCGGGGACGAGGACCCGGTCCGCATCCGCAGCCTGCTGCGGGGCCGGGCCGACGACGAGATCATCCGTTACGTCCTCGACCAGGGTGTGGCCCGTTGGCCCAAGCCCGGTTTCATCGAGGGCAGCGACGACCTGGGACTGCTCGCCCGATACTGCGTTCCGCTGCGCGAGCGCGGAGAGTTGCTGGGCCTGCTGATGGTCGTCGTGCCGGACAGGACGCTGACGCCCGAGGAGACCGACGCCGTCGCGCAGGCGGTACCGGCGATCACCGCCCAGATGCGCGCCGACCAACGGGCCGCCGACGCCGAGGGCGCCGACATGCAGGAGATGCTGTTCTCCCTGTTCGGCACCAGCGAGGCGGCGCGGGCCACCGCTCGTCAGCGGATACTCGACGACGGCGCGCTGCCGGACGCTCCGTACGCCGTGGTGACCGTCGTCCAGGTGTCCCGCTCCGCCGAGCCGCCCGGCCATGTGGAACTGGCACTGCGCGGAGCCCTGGAACGGTTCCTCCGCACGCGCTCGGCGGACGGCGTCATGGCCGTCACCCCGGACGGCGCCGCCTTGTTGCAGGTGTCCGACCGCCCTCTGCCGGCGCGGGAACTCGCCGACCAGGCAACGGCCGTACGGGAGGCGCTCACCGCCTACCTGGACGCCTCGGCGGCACCGGTGCTCGGTGTCGGCGGGCCCGCGGACGGTCTGGCCGAAGCGTGGGCCTCGCACGGGCAGGCGGTCGTGGCGGCGCGCGCGGCACGCCGTCTGCCCCCTCTGAAGGGCATCGGCGCGTGGGAGTCACTGGGCGAACTCGCCGTACTCCTCCAGGTGCCGGACCACGCCCTGAACCGGTCGCTGCTGCCGAGGCCGCTGACCCTGCTGCTGGAGAGTCCCGGTGGCCGGCGGCTGGAGGAGACCCTGGCGTGTTTCCTCGACAACGCCGGATCGATACCGCGCACGGCGGAGGCCCTCCAGATCCATCGCACCTCCCTCTACTACCGCTTGCGCCAGATCCAGGAGATCACCGGCCTCGACCTGGACAGCGGCGGCGACCGGCTGTCGCTGCACCTCGGGCTCCGGATGCACGCGCTGCTGGGCGCACAGACCGCCGAGTCCACGGTCTGA
- a CDS encoding alpha/beta fold hydrolase, with product MLHGWGQTQEMFRHQTREPAPARRVITLDFRGHGLSDKPRHGYRIARLAADALNLVDDLGLDRFDALGWSMGASVWWSFFDQYGTGRVRRFVAVDQPAAVAAVPWMSAEEQRQSGAIFDVAGLVALGADLAGPDGDRVRHDFVRGMFSGEPDPELWSFVAEQIRSTPAHAGVPLLFDHCAQDWRDVLPRIDVPTLVIGCDGSHVHPRSQRFVAERIPGARLHVFPTSVANSHFPFLENPSAFNGVLGAFLDEEKGAADDPNNRV from the coding sequence ATGCTGCACGGTTGGGGGCAGACGCAGGAGATGTTCCGCCACCAGACGCGGGAGCCGGCTCCGGCCCGCCGTGTCATCACCCTGGACTTCCGCGGTCACGGGCTGTCCGACAAACCGCGCCACGGCTATCGCATCGCCCGCCTGGCCGCCGACGCCCTGAACCTCGTCGACGATCTGGGGCTCGACCGTTTCGACGCGCTCGGCTGGTCGATGGGCGCCTCGGTGTGGTGGAGCTTCTTCGACCAGTACGGCACCGGCCGCGTCCGCCGTTTCGTCGCCGTCGACCAGCCCGCTGCCGTCGCCGCCGTGCCGTGGATGTCGGCCGAGGAGCAGCGGCAGTCGGGTGCCATCTTCGACGTCGCGGGCCTCGTCGCGCTCGGAGCGGATCTCGCGGGCCCGGACGGCGACCGGGTGCGGCACGACTTCGTGCGCGGCATGTTCTCGGGCGAGCCCGACCCGGAACTGTGGTCCTTCGTCGCGGAGCAGATCAGGTCCACGCCGGCCCACGCCGGAGTACCCCTGCTCTTCGACCACTGCGCGCAGGACTGGCGGGACGTGCTCCCGCGCATCGATGTGCCGACGCTCGTCATCGGGTGCGACGGCAGCCATGTGCACCCGCGTTCGCAGCGGTTCGTCGCCGAGCGGATTCCGGGCGCGCGGTTGCACGTCTTCCCGACCTCGGTGGCCAACTCGCACTTTCCCTTCCTCGAGAACCCGTCCGCGTTCAACGGGGTGCTCGGCGCATTCCTCGACGAGGAAAAAGGCGCGGCGGACGACCCGAACAACCGAGTCTGA
- a CDS encoding helix-turn-helix transcriptional regulator — translation MDHESVLSVEPGDLVITGARRPALRTGGEVGLALFRVPFSLLDASAADLRKVPHTHLSGRSGLASLVSQFLTALARTPGRERLAGGQRLALNTADLVALLVDKVLQEQRPACAGAGHDMLVRIQSHIEDNLTDPDLSPESIARAHHISVRYLHKLFQAGGTTVGAWIRQRRLDACRAELRRQRRTVASVAHTWGFVSPSHFSRLFRQTYGLSPRQWQAAASSDS, via the coding sequence GTGGACCACGAGTCCGTCCTGTCCGTGGAGCCCGGCGATCTCGTCATCACCGGGGCCCGGCGCCCGGCGCTGCGCACGGGCGGCGAGGTGGGACTGGCCCTGTTCCGGGTCCCGTTCTCGCTGCTCGACGCGTCGGCGGCCGATCTGCGCAAGGTCCCGCACACGCATCTCAGCGGCCGCAGCGGCCTGGCGTCGCTGGTCTCGCAGTTCCTGACCGCCCTCGCCAGAACGCCAGGCCGTGAACGTCTGGCCGGTGGGCAACGGCTCGCCCTGAACACGGCGGACCTCGTGGCGCTCCTCGTGGACAAGGTCCTCCAGGAGCAGAGACCCGCCTGCGCCGGCGCGGGCCACGACATGCTGGTGCGCATACAGAGCCACATCGAGGACAACCTCACGGACCCGGACCTGTCGCCCGAGTCGATTGCCCGGGCGCACCACATCTCGGTGCGTTACCTGCACAAGCTCTTCCAGGCGGGCGGCACCACCGTGGGCGCCTGGATACGGCAGCGCAGACTCGACGCCTGCCGCGCCGAACTGCGCAGGCAGCGCCGTACCGTGGCTTCCGTCGCCCACACCTGGGGCTTCGTCAGCCCCTCCCACTTCAGCCGGCTCTTCCGGCAGACCTACGGCCTCTCGCCCAGGCAGTGGCAGGCGGCCGCGTCCTCGGACTCCTGA
- a CDS encoding alpha/beta fold hydrolase has product MPTPTVVLVHGAFTDTACWFGVVAELQSHGIPVVAPPNPLRGLVSDAAHVASVVSRIDGPVVLVGHSYGGALITMAGTAENVIALVYVAACILQEGESLSDVRDRFLATELENSLRHWTYPVPGGGEAVEVTITEEAFPSLFAADVSRTVVRVLASCQRPLAVSAFEEKTTAAAWRTKPSWALVAGADRVIPPDAERFGARRAGATVVEIDGASHAVALSQPTAVARLIRDAVQAVG; this is encoded by the coding sequence ATGCCCACACCCACCGTCGTCCTGGTCCACGGAGCGTTCACCGACACCGCCTGCTGGTTCGGAGTCGTCGCGGAGCTGCAAAGCCACGGCATCCCGGTCGTCGCCCCGCCCAACCCGCTGCGCGGCCTCGTCTCCGACGCGGCCCACGTCGCCTCGGTGGTGTCCCGGATCGACGGTCCCGTCGTCCTGGTCGGGCACTCCTACGGCGGCGCCCTGATCACCATGGCCGGTACCGCCGAGAACGTGATCGCACTGGTGTACGTGGCCGCCTGCATCCTGCAAGAGGGCGAAAGCCTCTCCGATGTGCGGGACCGCTTCCTGGCGACCGAGTTGGAGAACAGTCTCCGGCACTGGACGTACCCCGTGCCCGGCGGAGGCGAGGCCGTCGAGGTCACCATCACCGAGGAGGCGTTCCCCTCGTTGTTCGCCGCCGACGTGTCCCGCACGGTCGTCCGCGTGCTCGCCTCCTGCCAACGGCCGCTCGCCGTCTCCGCGTTCGAGGAGAAGACCACTGCGGCCGCCTGGCGCACCAAGCCCTCCTGGGCCCTGGTGGCGGGCGCGGACCGGGTGATCCCGCCCGACGCGGAGCGGTTCGGCGCGCGACGGGCGGGAGCGACCGTCGTCGAGATCGACGGAGCCTCGCATGCCGTCGCCCTTTCCCAGCCCACGGCCGTGGCGCGGCTCATCCGCGACGCGGTCCAGGCGGTCGGCTGA
- a CDS encoding NADP-dependent oxidoreductase, producing MSEHTMRAVTQTEFGGPEVLTVEEVARPEPLPTEVLVRVHTAGVNPVDWKTREGQGMAGLQTFPLILGWDVSGVVEEVGFGVTTLKPGDEVYGMPWFPRAAGGYAEYVTAPARQWARKPATLDHVHAAAVPLAALTAWQTVVDTAHVRAGQRVLITAAAGGVGHFAVQFARHLGAHVIATASAARHPWLKELGADETIDYTTTRFEDAVEDVDVVIDLVGDAHDLTSTRSLKVLRPGGLLVAVPSGVSPELTRAAEEAGKRATPYLVEPDGVALTTIAGLIDAGEVSVEVAGTFPLEQAGAAHARVESGRTRGKIVLTVAG from the coding sequence ATGAGCGAGCACACCATGCGGGCTGTCACCCAGACCGAGTTCGGCGGGCCGGAGGTGCTGACCGTCGAGGAGGTCGCCCGCCCCGAGCCGCTGCCGACCGAGGTGCTGGTGCGGGTGCACACGGCCGGCGTCAACCCGGTGGACTGGAAGACCCGCGAGGGTCAGGGCATGGCGGGGCTCCAGACGTTCCCGCTGATCCTCGGCTGGGACGTGTCCGGGGTCGTCGAGGAGGTCGGCTTCGGCGTCACCACGCTGAAGCCGGGCGACGAGGTGTACGGCATGCCGTGGTTCCCGCGCGCCGCCGGGGGCTACGCCGAGTACGTGACCGCACCGGCCCGCCAGTGGGCCCGCAAGCCGGCCACCCTGGACCATGTGCACGCGGCCGCCGTGCCGCTGGCGGCGCTGACCGCCTGGCAGACCGTGGTCGACACCGCCCACGTGCGGGCCGGGCAGCGCGTCCTGATCACGGCCGCCGCCGGCGGCGTGGGCCACTTCGCGGTCCAGTTCGCCCGGCACCTGGGCGCCCATGTCATCGCCACCGCGAGCGCCGCACGCCACCCGTGGCTCAAGGAACTCGGCGCCGACGAGACCATCGACTACACCACCACCCGCTTCGAGGACGCCGTCGAGGACGTCGACGTCGTCATCGACCTGGTGGGCGACGCCCACGACCTGACCAGCACCCGCTCGCTGAAGGTCCTGCGCCCGGGCGGCCTGCTGGTCGCCGTCCCGTCCGGTGTCTCCCCGGAGCTGACCCGGGCCGCCGAGGAGGCCGGCAAGCGGGCCACCCCGTACCTGGTCGAGCCGGACGGCGTGGCGCTGACCACGATCGCGGGCCTGATCGACGCGGGCGAGGTCTCCGTCGAGGTGGCGGGAACCTTCCCGCTGGAGCAGGCCGGCGCGGCCCACGCCCGCGTCGAGTCCGGCCGTACCCGCGGCAAGATCGTCCTCACCGTCGCCGGCTGA